AGTTAATAAGCAGACAGCAAAAACAGAACTTCTTCTGAAAATGTTCCAGAAGAACATTCAGTGTTGTTATAATTATTGCCAGGGTTTGCTTGCCAGGACTTAGAAATCAAGGAGCTGTCCATGATGTCCTAGCTGTGAAGGCCACTTATATTGCACATAAAACCTGTTTCTGACCTAAAGGAAATAAATCTAGGTGTCCATTTATGTTTGGGAATGAGATTATACATTCCATTTAGCATTTTTATAATGGAAAGCCAATCAGTAATGATTGCTGTATTACAATGCATCCATCAGAAAACATGGCTTGAAATGGAACTGTGCGAGATTTTTGCCTTGGAATATTCATAAAGGTGACACATTCAGGTAGAAATCCCTCCTCCACCACTTCGACAATAGGTTATTCAAAATCATATTTTTATATACTTTTAAAGTAAATGTGTTAATGTCTTCAGTTAAATAGACAAAGGAAGTCCATTCCTATGATTGAATTAATATTTGTCCCAGTGCTGAAACTAATCTTAACCTGAAAACTGAAGGATTCTTTGACAGGAATTATTCTCACAAAATGGCTACTTTGTCACCAACTTGTGACCACAGTGGAGGGAGCACCatcgccacatggactgcagcgtttcacgAAGGCCCACCACTAACATCAAAGGTCAAAACTGCAGGGTTTTCAACATCAGCCATGTCCTGGGGACATACAAATAAAACATTTGCAAAGGCCTAGATTCGCTGCAAGTTCAAACCGTTGTGAAATTCAGTATATCAGGAGTTCCACTGGCAACTCTTCATGTCCCATTCCGAGCAGAAAAGTGCAAAGATTCTATGAAATATTTGATCGAAAATTAGATCAGCAATTTTCATATTTAGAAATGACATGATTTTGAGGGTAAGCTATTTCTGGACTTCAATAGTAGAGAAACATCTGAGAATGGAACAGAAAGAAGCATTTCCCGGGAATAGGTGAACACTGCGGTGGTTGACGTATTCTGCTGGGGTAAAACGTGGGACTGCTGTGCACCTCTTCAAAATCTGGAAATGATCTGAATATATTTTCAAAACAGGAATTCTGCTAAATACCTCCAGTCAAGTTGCAACTACTGCAACTAGTTGAGAGATCTGGAATGGTAAAGTTCCTGAACTATTGCTGaaagtgtattttttttaatccccttCCGTGACCACTAAAGCAGAATCTGGATTGCCAGTGAAATACTGTTTCAGAGGAGAACATTCACCAGCGTACACAAAATCATATTTTAActttaaatcttttttttataAATCGCGAACGTTCCTCATTATGTGatgcaatatttaactggagtTATTTTTTCGATTCTTAGTTGAATTTTTTAACATTGCCACTTTAAATGCAAAGCAGAGAGAAACTCGGAGAGAAATGCGTGCGTCATTTCTCGCAAATTCCCCTTCAGAATAGCAAACAGCAAAGGATGGATCTTGCAGTGTTCCCGTCCCCTATATAAGGCGGAGGGCGAGCAGTGACTCCGCACTGTTGCAGACAGACCGACCAGCAGCAAGATGAGCTACAGCTGGGATCCTCTGGGCGCTTCCCCTTATCGGAAGATGCACACGGACCCCTCCAGGCATCTGGCTCGGAACTTGGGCTACTCAACCCCCGGCTTCCGCGCCCAGAACTGGTCCAGGGGAACTGGGAGCTTCAGCTCCTCTGTCAAGCGCAGCAATGTGTCCAGTGTGCGGGGATACAGCCCGGTAGCCCACAGATCCTCCGAGAGTGTGGAACTCAGTCACTCGTCTCTCTTCAATGATGACTGCAAAGTGAACGAGAAAGAGTTGATGCAGGGTCTCAATGACCGCTTTGCTGGCTTCATTGACAAGGTCAGGCAGCTGGAGCAACAGAACAAGGGGCTGGAGGCTGAAATCACGGACCTGAGGCAAAAGCAAACATCTTCTTCCCAGCTGACCTGCATCTACGGGCCAGAGATCAGGGAGCTCcggaacctcatccaagagctGGAGAACCAGAAGGTGCAGGTCCTGCTGGACAGGGACCACCTGGGGGAAGATCTCCAACAGCTAAAGGGAAAGTTCGAGGAAGAAGCGCGAATCCGAGATGAGCTCGAAACAAACATCCGAGTGTGTCAGAAAGGTAGGGACGAGGCTCACCTGATTAAGTTCGAACTGGAGAAGAAAGCCCAGTCTCTCGCGGACGAGGTCGTCTTCCTGAAGAATAACCACGAGGAAGAGGTGGCTGATCTCTTCGCTCAGATCCAGGCGTCGCAGGTTAGCGTCGAGATGAAAGATTTCCTGAAGCCTGATCTGACGGGAGCCCTGAGAGAGATCCGAGCTCAGATGGAGGGATACACCAGCGTTAACATGCAGCAAGCAGAGGAATGGTTCCGCACGAAAGTGGCCAAACTCAACGAAGCTGCAGAAATCAACAATGAAGCCATCCAGAGCACAAGGCAAGAGATCAGTGAGTATCGCAAACAGCTACAGTCAAAGAGCATAGagctggagacagtgagaggaacCAAGGAATCCCTGGAGAAACAGATAAATGACATTGAAGAAAGACATGATGCAGAATTAGTCCACTACCAGGTGAGAATTGTTTCAGTGCAGTACCGCTTTACTTGacttactctccacttgccttgtgATCTTTAAAAAGAACACGTTATGTTTTACAGGATACCATTCAACAACTCGAAAACGAGCTGAAAAATACAAAGTGGGAAATGAGTCATCACCTGAGGGAATATCAAGACCTGCTGAATGTCAAAATGGCGCTAGATGTGGAGATCGCCTCCTACAGGTAGGGGTAATTATAACTTGCAGCTGCATCGAGCGGAGAACTCAACAATATTGGGATTTGGATAATGTCACTTACCACGTGAAGAAAAACACACACCGGGTGAATATTACACTGTGGGGTATGaaaaaaatgccctctggaaaTAAGCGGAATAAACTGCGATCAGCCTGCATGGGTTAAATTATTTGCGTCATGACCTGTTACTCTGCATACCTCTGCAGTATTTCTGAATATGATTTTCAAACAATATGCAGCTCAGGGAGAGATTAGTGCCCCATAGTTTAGACCATTCATTTACTACAGCGAGATTAATACCTGAAATGGGCATTAAATAAATGAATGTTTTCAGGGCTAGTTATTCATGTGTCCTATGGCAGTCACAAGAACTGAAGAACGCAACTCCTAAGTTTGAGGTGAACTAGAAATGAATAAAATTGAAAAGTAAAACTAAAGTAATGATGTGAAAACGGATCGAAGCTGCAGTGAtcttgagagaaaaaaactaGGGAACAGGACTGTACattgttcaaaacaaaaatatgTATTTCCTCTACAATCTAAAAAAGTTAAGGTGAGATTATTTTCACTGAGGAATCAAGTTGCAGTCCTGCACTAAAATCAGAACCTAGCTCACTTCATTCCCAGAACCTTGTAAATTAATAATCCTATACATTTTAGGATATGTAACTCCATTTAAGATCCCGCATGATAATTATTCTTGCAAAGCGGCATTTCCAAAGTCACAAAGGACAATCGGTGCTGATAGGGTTAAAATTACCCGAGACTGAGCTAAGGATTGAGTTTTAATAAATCAAAGATGGTGTGATTTAAATATTCCCATTGACTACACAAATCGAGTGTGAGGACAGCTAAGAGAACGGAGTACTGAGGGATGTGGGGTCGCAAATGAGTTGCCAGCCGCTCAGGTCTGTGCAACATCCTTCACATTGATTAAAACACTTCGTAACAGTGCTTTCTACTTTAAGCTAAAGAGAACAAGCTGAACATATAAATGTGTCGTTTGTTCCTTCATTGTAATTCGAGGTGAATTAGAAGCCGTGTTCAGTGCGGCTGCAGGATGCAGCACTATGCGGTGATGGGATGCTGCAgtttgctgggggggggggggggggggggtggtgggtgagagaAAACAACGACAAAAAGTTGGTAACTGAAAGCACACCTCCTACTGGCCACATGCAGTACTCATGCAGTATTGTGCAGACCAGACTCCTGTTAAGGAGACTGCCTGAGCGTCCcaaaacccccaccaccccctccaagaAACATGATGAGGACATAGAAGTTATTATTTTATTTaagcaaatatatatatataaatataaataatacATTTAACTTCCAATCCCCACATTCCAGGGATGATATTTTCACAGAAATTCACAGAAATATTTTGGAACAAAGCTTTTGACAGATTTTAGAATTTACCTTTGCTGTGCTAAAACACTGAAACGTTTTTCAATAATTACCTGAATTCAAGAAGTTTCCCATTAAAATTCCACAATAAATTAAAAATCGGATTTAATTTTCTTAAAGTATTTTGAGCCACTTTTCTCCACTCTGTGGTTTGGGAGAAACCGATTCTCcaaacctccccatccaccccaaATAAGTGACCGGCACTAAAGCTGGACACTTCTGAAACTAGGGGTGTGTTGTGTCCATTCTCAATGATGTTTGACTGATTTCTGAGAAGAATTGTCCATCTGAAGTGGATCGCATTATCTGGGGACACaccaagcattttttttttgttcgttTAAATGCTGCAAGCAACCCCAACATGGATAGATACCTGAAGAAAGCCCATGACATTTCAATGTTACATTATATGGAATATATTTAAACTAAAGCGCTCCAGCATTACTGCAACAGGCTTCATGAAGTAAATAAGTGAGTTAGTGTCACATAATTTAAAAATATCTTAAACTGAAGGCGACTCCAACTGGAGAATGCATATAGGTGGACATTGGATGAAGGATTGAATTTGTCTATGATACCCCTATATTTGTCTATGATACTCCTATATGATAAAATAGTTTGTATCGTATCCAGCCATCTCCTTAAGCCCCTCGAGCATGctgtgccattcagttagatcatggctcatctgtacTTCAACTCCCAAAAAAAAagattttgcatttatatagtacttttcacaaccactgtacatcccagagcacttgacatccaatgaagtacttttgaagtgcagtccctgttgtaatgtaggcaacaCAGGAGCCAATATGCAGTCAGCAAACTCCCACcgacagcagtgtgataatgaccatcaccttctcaagggcagttagggatgggggatatatgctggccttgccagcgatgctcacatcccaaaaatgaaaaaaaatgttcctGGGCTGGTGACTGAGGGGTAAAtgatggccaggacaccaggcttAATTCCCCTActtttcttcaaagtagtgccacaggatcttttttGTTCACCTGAGAGGGAAAATGTGGCTTCAGTGTAATGTCCAATGTGAAAAATGGtatcttcaacagtgcagcactccgtcagtactgcactgaagtatcaactTTCATTTTTGTGCtccagtcctggagtgggacttgaacccataaccttgtgactcagaaaaAACAGTGCTACCAAAAGGGAAGTGAAGgcatagaattttttttaaaataatttttaaattttcaggtttCAGTTGATGATTCGTCATGTAACACACAACTGACCACAACGATACTGTCATGGGAAAGCCATGTGCATCATGCAAAGGCCATGTGGTTTTACAGAATTAGAATAAGAAAAGGAGAGCGAGCCCACTCCATGTTACTTTTACCCATGTACCCTGGTGGCAGGGACATGGGTCCTGGAGCAGGCCATTTGTTCAATGTCATGGTGCTTAGTGTGAAGGACTTAGAGACAGAGAAATACAAAGCAAGTGAACGTGGGACAAAAAGGAAAGAATTTGTTCACAGGAGCTCTGACATCATTGAGCAATGTTACATTTGTACGTGTACAAGTTTAATCCATCTTATAAACACATAACTATGTTCTCTTTTCTTAATTAAGGAAACTTCTTGAAGGCGAAGAGACAAGGTTTGGCACAATTACAGGTAGCTTCACTCCTCCTTCATATACCTACAGACAAGCACAACCCATGACTCATTCAGTTTATGTCACGACAAAGGCCAAGGGTACCCCCACAAAGGCTGCGCCTCAGTACAAATTTGTAGAAGAAATTATAAGTGAAACAACAAAGGAGGTTGATATGGCAGAGCTAGAAGATACCGTTCGAGGAGCTATCTCCGATGATGGCTCTGGTGAAAAATTCGATGAGGATGACCAAACTAAGCAGGAAGATGATGAAGATAAGGATGAGGCGACAACAGCTGAAGCTTCAGATGATGAGGAGGCTGAGAGAACGAGTGAAACAAaagaagagggtgcagaggaagaaGCTGAGGAGAGCAAAGAAGCTGAAGAGGAGGAAACAAAAGCAACAGAAGAATCTGAAGAGAAAGAAAGTGCTGAAGCAAATAAAGTAGAAGAGACATCTGAAACGAAGACTGAAGAAGAATCTACAAAGACAAAAGAAAATGAAGATCTAGACGCTGCTGAAACAAAAGAAGAAGATGAAACTACAGAATCTAGAGAAGAGGAAGAGGCTACAGAGACAAACGAGCCCGACGCACAAGAAGCTACTGAAACAAATGCTAAGGCTGAGCAACAAAAAGCTAcagaaagcaaagacactgaAGAGAAAAAAGTTGCTGAAGGAAAACAGGGCAAagaagaaaggacagagagaaaagAGCCTGAAGAGCAAGAAACAGTGGAAACAAAAGCTGAGGCTGAAGAGGAAGGAGTTGCAAGCACAAAAGATGAAGATGAAAGTGAGAAGCAAGCAGCTACTGAGGAAGATCAGACTGAACCAGGCGATGCTACAGACAAAATAAATGCCAAGGAACAGGGTGAAGACCATGCAACTCAACAAAAAGAGGAGCCAAAAGGAGCAAACGCAAACCAAAAAGGTGAACCTGGATCTGCAGCTGAAGAGGTTGCAGAGGAAAGTAAAGATAGAAAGCAACTGGACAAACCAGAGCAAGAGTCACATAAAGTGAAAGAAAAGACAAAAGCAGATGAAAAAGAAGCTGCTCCTCAAGAATTAGGAAAAGAAAGTGAAAAACAGACAACCAAAGTTGAGAAAGTACAAGCAAGTGAAGTCACAAAGGTGTCAGAAACAGGCCAAACCGGAAAGTCTAAAGAACAACCGAAAGAAGAAAAGGTCGAAGACAAAAAAGCTGATGCCCCTAAGAAGGAAGGGAAAGAAGCAAACAAGGCCAAGGAAATAGCAACACTGGAAGAAACAAAAACTGACAAAGATAGTAACAAAAAAGAGGATAGCAAGGAAAGTGAAGGAAAAACAGTGAAAGCCTCAGAAGCAGAGAAAGCGCAGGAAAAAGGTGGAAGCGACCAGCCTGAAAGCAAGAGCACCCAGTCTGGAGAGAAAACGCCGGAGGCTGTCTTAAACGGCTTGGATATCAAAttggataaagaagaaaaagaagtTGAAACTGACAAGAAATCTACAAGAACTGCAACGGAGGTAATTCAGAAAATTGCAGAGGAAAGCATCAAGACCAAGGAAGAGATCGTGAAAGTCTCAGTTACCAGCACAGTGAAAAAAGAAGTGATTGAAGAAACAAAAAAGGAAGAAAGATCCATGACAGTTTCATCAGATACTAAAAACGAGGTCAAAGAAAGTAGATGAATAAGAGAAAACTTAATAGATCAGACAGTAAGAAATGCATGTTACACAGTAAATGTCTGGCACTTCAGCAATTTAAGAACATAGAAATGAAATGTATGTTTCTGCAATAGGAAGTATGGGATTTTCTCAGGGGAATAATTTCAATTTTAATTTATTGCTGCATGAATAATTGCACAATTAAACATTGCCATTGCCATGGGGTGCTTACAGATAACTTTGACTTTGAGAAATAGTTTTGATGTCTATGGAATCAAATACAACAGAAAAAGCCTTAATTTTCCTGTTGATTTTAATATATTTAAGTACATGCGCATTGCGTACTGGAATTCAGACATTTTTGAGTCCTCGATGATACTAATAGTTGCTACAAATATAATCAATGAATAAGTAGCAATCGACATGTCATTCACAAATAAACGCACTTTGTCAAAGAAAATAGATCTGTTTCAATGTGATTTATTTACTTTGGGATGCTTTTATCAAGAACTGAGATTTAGATTTTATGTCCTCAGGATTTCCCAAAGTATGGCACAACCAATcaattgcttttgaagtgtagccattgttcTTAtgctcttctcaagggcaatttgggatgagtaataaataatggcccagccagtgacgcctgcatcccatgaatgaataaaaaataatacagcaaccaatttattcacagcaagctcccagtgTGAATGGTTCCGCCACTGCCCCCCCAAAGATCCCGGGACTTTGCAGATCCTTAATAATTGTACATCAAATTATGCTAAATGCATTCCTTTTTTCAAAATAGTTGGTTCTAGCTCAAGGACCATTAATCACCTATAACCAGCCTGATAATGAGGCTGAAAAGGCAAGAAGACATGGAATGATAAAGGACGAGGCTGAAATGCCCAATTTTTTTACAGTGCATGTATCTAACCTGTCCCATCAGGAAAATCTTCATTTACTGAATCTCTTGAGGAGATGCATGGAGAGACAAAAAGTGTCCCTTTAAATATCATAGCATATTATTAATGGGATTTGCTCCCTGGGTCACCGGCAGCTAATCCAAATTCTACCTCCACATGTGAAATACCAGGAATACGGAGAACAATTTTGTCTATTTTTCAATTTTCTTTGCTGACACTTTATATTCTCATATGAGATGGAAAGCACTGCTCCTTGAGGCAATTATTGAGAGAAACTTGAATCAGATATCATCTTAAAGGCTTCACTCCTGCTGTCAACATGTAGCTGAATTGTTAAGAGTGCTATAATAATGCTACTTTTGAGTAACTGTATCTAATTCGTGCATTAGTGACAGAAAATTGGCAGAGTAACTCCAGAATGTAGTTCGGACTTTATATTGGTGGAGAACAGTTGGGAATCCTGAGCAAGAGTGCTTCATACCTCTCTGACTCGACAATGCAGGAGAGTCAGTTTTCCTCTGGCTAACACCCTACATCAAATTCGGAAGTGCGAAGCAGAGGAAGTAAAGGCTCATGTCCCATCTGCACTTGATGCTCATTTTCTGGGGCACTCAGCGTAGACTGAAACCTCCAACCTTTTAATGACACTAATGGGACACCAAAACCATTCCTGGATCTCAAAGAACAACAACTTATAGTTATATAAAAAGTGACCCCTCAGTGTGGTAGTCACCCAGAGAAAGATGGGGTACTAGATGGTGAGGCTGGCCCTTTCAACTTGGGTGTGCGGGTTCATAAAAGAAGGCTGATGGCAATCTCGTCAGACCTTCCACAAGATAGGTTTCACTTTTATTTAGCGTAGCAAGACAGAATAATGGGGAGGAGGTTATCTGTCTGCTGGTTGGCTTTGAAGGTGAAggtcaggatgaggacatgagctgaATCCTGGAATTCATCTGGTTTCAGCAGTGGCCCTGAATACTGTATAAATTTACCAGTTGGCAGCGTAGctctgcctacaccacatggactgcagttcataaaggcagctcaacaccaccttcccaagggcagttaggaatgggcaataaatgctggcgatgCCCACACCttgtgaaagaatacatttttaaaaatgtgtagaCATGCAAAGGAGAGGTCTTTCCAAACTGTATGAGCTGCATTCATAGACAGgtatagtctactgcattcattgctcccaatgtggtctcctctacattggagagaccaaatgtaaactgggcgaccgctttgcagaacacctgcggtctgtccgcaagaatgacccaaacctccctatcgcttgccattttaacactccaccctgctcccttgcccacatgtctgtccttggctcactgcattgttccagtgaagcccaacgcaaactgaaggaacaacacctcatcttccgaataggcactttacagccttccggactgaatattgaattcaacaactttaggtcttgggctcccccctccatccccaccccctttctgtttcccccttccttttgtttttttccaataaattatatagatttttcttttcccacccatttccattatttttaaatcttttatgctctccccacccccactagagctataccttgagtgccctaccatccattcttaattagcacattcgtttagataatatcaccaactttaacacctatgtgttcttttgtcctgttgtttgtgatatcttttgatgatctgcttctatcactgcttttgcctaaaaccacaccacccccctccacttctctctctctctctcccccccgccccccaccccccccccccccccccccacccccaacgccacacaccttaaaccagttatatttcaactctttcttggactcgaacttaagttctgtcgaagggtcatgaggactcgaaacgtcaactcttttcttctccgccaatgctgccagacctgctgagtttttccaggtaattctgtttttgtattatatACATAGTGGTGGCTTCAAATCAAATCAGTACTCTCCCTGGCCTCCATAATCTCAAGcctatccaaaactctgctgcccatatcctaactcacaccaaaccTGTTCACCGATCATCacatgttcactgacctacactggctcccagtttggcaacaaattgattttaaaattctcatcctgatcttcaaatccctccatgcccttgctcctccttatctctataacctactccagccctacaaccctctgaaataACTGCCCTCCCCTTACTCTGGCCTTTTGCATATCTCCGATCTCCCTTGCCTCACCATTAGAGATCATAATTTCTGTTGTCTTGGCCCCAGGCTTGGGAATTTTCACCCAAAACCTCTtcacctttcctcctttaagccatTTCTTAAAACCTAAATCTTTGATGAGACTTTCAGTCAGCTGTCCTAGCATCTCattgtgtggcttggtgtcaaattttattgaaTAACATTTGTGAAGTGGCCAGGGACGTTTCACTGTgtcaaaggcattatataaatgtaagttgttgttgtagatctAATGATCTGAGATGAAACAGCTACTAAACAGAGTAAGCTATTACCGTATGAGGTTTTGTGGGGTGCTTGTTCTGCTAACTCTTAATGTGTGAGTTTCCTGTGCCTGGTATTAGCCCTGGAATAAACATAGCAGGTTCGCCAGAACCAGCTACAAGGATAGAATAAAACACGGGCCTCCCCAACACTCAGCCTAACCAAATTTGTCAAGATTAGGGGGGTTGCTGCTCATTGTATAATACTGGTTGTACCTTACCTGGCCATCAGGGGGTACCAGACCCACTACATGTAATATAAGCACAGTTTAAGTGCACAATAGCCTGGCAATATCTGATCATCTACCACAGACAGCAAAACTAGTATATTACAGGCAAAAAGGTTAATGTGCTTTTAAATGGTTGGACTTGGCCTTTATTTCTGAAATAATTTTCACTGGAGTTGTTTTTTCACTCTTGGTTAGCATTCCCTGCACCATGACTCAGCAATTTAAGATGCTTAAACCCAATTGCATCCCACAGCACCATCTACTGACAAGACTTATAAGCATCACTCTAAGTATTTATTCACTGAACATGCACAACAGTCTTAATATTAAATTATTGTTGCCTTGTTCACATTTCCCACAAATGTAGTTATCTAACCCCTGTAACAAAATGGTCCAAGATGCAGTCAAAGCGAGGAGACTGGGATGATCAATCACATTGATCGATAATTTAAGTGAGATTTCTACTGACACAAATTGATAGATGCTGGTGGATGGTCCAGAAGGGTAACCATTCAGGCATGCTCTGAATGTAACTAAACTgcagcacatgtgactctgtgGTAACCTTAGTGTCTACATTAATATTTGTCTTTATCTGAAACCAAATACATGCGGGACATTTTGATAATGTGGCCCCGATTTTAATCCAGTCCGCCTATGGGAACAGGGAGGTTGTGCAGTTAAAATTGCAAACGCAGGTTTACTGCCCCAGATACCCTCTGACCACTATCGGAATGCAGGAGTTGACTCAGGTCACAACCACAGCTGTGGGGAAAATGATGGCTGCTTACGGATAAAGTCAATTTGCACCCGTGCTGATGTGACTCCTTGAAAGTCCTCACCCATTTTCTcaccagtctctccctccccgaGTCAGAGTGCAGGCTGGAGTCCATCAGCTTCCACCAAAACTGCAAAGGCCGTGGCAATGGACTCATGTGGTAAGAACCCGGCTGTGGTGGCACTGAACGTTGTCATGTTTTCCAAAGTAACTGCTGAAGCCCTGGGAAACCACCCTGGAAGGCTTAGGGACTTATTGCCTGTCACTGAGGGATAAATGCCCTGCTGCAtgggagaggtggtggcatagtggtattgtcactggactagtattccagagacctaggatAACCCTCTAgcgacctgggttcaaatccaattc
The DNA window shown above is from Carcharodon carcharias isolate sCarCar2 chromosome 28, sCarCar2.pri, whole genome shotgun sequence and carries:
- the LOC121270942 gene encoding alpha-internexin-like codes for the protein MSYSWDPLGASPYRKMHTDPSRHLARNLGYSTPGFRAQNWSRGTGSFSSSVKRSNVSSVRGYSPVAHRSSESVELSHSSLFNDDCKVNEKELMQGLNDRFAGFIDKVRQLEQQNKGLEAEITDLRQKQTSSSQLTCIYGPEIRELRNLIQELENQKVQVLLDRDHLGEDLQQLKGKFEEEARIRDELETNIRVCQKGRDEAHLIKFELEKKAQSLADEVVFLKNNHEEEVADLFAQIQASQVSVEMKDFLKPDLTGALREIRAQMEGYTSVNMQQAEEWFRTKVAKLNEAAEINNEAIQSTRQEISEYRKQLQSKSIELETVRGTKESLEKQINDIEERHDAELVHYQDTIQQLENELKNTKWEMSHHLREYQDLLNVKMALDVEIASYRKLLEGEETRFGTITGSFTPPSYTYRQAQPMTHSVYVTTKAKGTPTKAAPQYKFVEEIISETTKEVDMAELEDTVRGAISDDGSGEKFDEDDQTKQEDDEDKDEATTAEASDDEEAERTSETKEEGAEEEAEESKEAEEEETKATEESEEKESAEANKVEETSETKTEEESTKTKENEDLDAAETKEEDETTESREEEEATETNEPDAQEATETNAKAEQQKATESKDTEEKKVAEGKQGKEERTERKEPEEQETVETKAEAEEEGVASTKDEDESEKQAATEEDQTEPGDATDKINAKEQGEDHATQQKEEPKGANANQKGEPGSAAEEVAEESKDRKQLDKPEQESHKVKEKTKADEKEAAPQELGKESEKQTTKVEKVQASEVTKVSETGQTGKSKEQPKEEKVEDKKADAPKKEGKEANKAKEIATLEETKTDKDSNKKEDSKESEGKTVKASEAEKAQEKGGSDQPESKSTQSGEKTPEAVLNGLDIKLDKEEKEVETDKKSTRTATEVIQKIAEESIKTKEEIVKVSVTSTVKKEVIEETKKEERSMTVSSDTKNEVKESR